Proteins encoded by one window of Anopheles maculipalpis chromosome 2RL, idAnoMacuDA_375_x, whole genome shotgun sequence:
- the LOC126558368 gene encoding uncharacterized protein LOC126558368, translated as MDVLVKRSHHGGIWLGPVGVLAILLLAFCVSPGLPEGIKLPDQTSRVNDDGPTLPVQQQPAVGEERRQGKNLLDFIGLGTGSNVDPYLARTNAQCLNGELAECFKSQALSTFGEFFDKDQYQLTSDARLVRLPETQLRSLAQEGFEYVGESRHSDSEWELLYKYALRRLERFVKSTALEFQIPDQLTEEGRYSARFIDEISDEIDVIEDKKAPLFTRHRLKKIFIPLLLILKVFKLKLLLFLPLVLGLASFKKLLGFLAIVVPGVIGYLKLFKPHQSCCTNDIFSGGYQPQYSPQGLGSIGFSPYKEFGAGQHYSRPVESGYASPYGNYYRDSGRGDVQGSNVKFGDDLAYQGYSEYRSSGKDVKAES; from the exons ATGGATGTCCTCGTGAAGCGTTCACACCATGGCGGAATATGGCTGGGACCGGTAGGCGTGTTGGCAATACTACTGCTAGCGTTCTGTGTCTCTCCAGGACTTCCCGAAGGTATCAAGCTGCCTGACCAAACTTCCAGAGTAAATGACGACGGTCCAACGCTTCCGGTACAGCAGCAACCGGCTGTCGGTGAGGAACGGAGACAGGGCAAGAACCTGTTGGACTTTATCGGGCTCGGAACGGGTAGCAATGTAGACCCATATCTGGCACGAACCAACGCTCAGTGTTTGAACGGAGAGTTGGCCGAGTGCTTCAAGTCTCAGGCGCTCAGTACGTTCGGCGAGTTCTTCGATAAGGATCAATACCA ACTTACCAGCGACGCTCGTCTTGTAAGGCTACCGGAAACACAGCTACGCTCTTTGGCCCAGGAAGGCTTCGAGTACGTAGGCGAATCACGACACTCCGACTCCGAGTGGGAACTGCTGTACAAGTACGCGCTGCGCCGATTGGAACGGTTCGTCAAATCAACCGCACTAGAGTTCCAAATTCCCGACCAGCTTACGGAGGAGGGCCGATATTCAGCACGCTTCATTGACGAGATTTCGGACGAAATCGACGTGATCGAGGACAAGAAGGCACCGCTGTTTACGCGCCACCGGCTAAAGAAGATCTTCATCCCACTGCTGTTGATACTGAAGGTGTTCAAGCTGAAGCTTCTGCTCTTCCTGCCGCTGGTGCTTGGACTGGCAAGCTTCAAGAAGCTGCTCGGTTTTTTGGCCATCGTTGTACCGGGTGTAATCGGTTATCTGAAGCTGTTTAAGCCCCACCAGAGCTGCTGCACGAACGATATCTTTTCGGGTGGCTACCAGCCACAGTACTCACCGCAGGGACTCGGTTCGATAGGGTTCAGCCCGTACAAGGAGTTTGGGGCAGGACAACACTATTCACGGCCCGTTGAGAGTGGATATGCTTCACCGTACGGTAACTATTACCGTGATTCTGGACGGGGTGATGTTCAAGGGAGCAACGTAAAGTTTGGAGATGATCTCGCCTACCAAGGCTACTCGGAGTATCGCAGCAGCGGTAAGGATGTGAAGGCGGAGAGTTAG
- the LOC126558752 gene encoding uncharacterized protein LOC126558752 yields the protein MAYIVRVVIVCALVGLIESNPAVDSGSVVNHLASEHGTLSKAALEDSFIRRLGGKCTQKDNSSCVMLKLVTYMNRMLKKSSISLGESFELMKTRSDEQLSDSDADEMSVLARSTTSDDHKLSVMVADKIWRFIHSRSLRWRATRATDVVVASGEGGKLNLGVSLDTRRLFEEGRGRLKQYAPILAAVVMKAVLLGALVLKGIALLVGKALLVSKLALVLASILGIKKLLHKKYVTYEVVAHAPEPHHHVDTYSSGWARALDGFVESFSNELNRRLTVDSHDLAYQHQAPTH from the exons ATGGCGTACATTGTTCGGGTAGTGATAGTGTGCGCACTGGTCGGTTTGATCGAATCTAATCCGGCCGTCGATAGTGGCAGTGTTGTCAATCACTTG GCATCGGAACACGGTACCCTTAGTAAGGCGGCGCTTGAGGATAGCTTCATTCGTAGACTTGGAGGGAAGTGTACGCAGAAGGATAACAGTTCGTGCGTGATGCTGAAGCTGGTTACCTATATGAACCGGATGTTGAAAAAGTCTAGCATAAGCCTCGGGGAAAGCTTCGAGCTTATGAAAACACG GTCGGACGAGCAACTTTCGGACTCGGACGCGGACGAGATGTCGGTGCTGGCGCGTTCGACCACTTCGGACGACCATAAGCTAAGCGTGATGGTGGCGGACAAGATCTGGCGCTTTATTCACAGCCGCAGCCTCCGGTGGCGGGCAACACGGGCCACCGATGTGGTGGTGGCTTCCGGTGAGGGTGGTAAGCTGAATCTGGGAGTTTCGCTCGACACGCGCCGTCTGTTCGAGGAAGGCCGTGGTCGCCTGAAGCAGTACGCACCGATATTGGCCGCCGTCGTCATGAAGGCGGTCCTATTGGGTGCGCTGGTGCTGAAAGGCATTGCGCTACTCGTCGGGAAAGCGCTGCTCGTCTCGAAACTGGCGCTGGTGTTGGCCAGCATACTCGGCATCAAGAAGCTGCTGCACAAGAAGTACGTCACATATGAGGTGGTTGCTCACGCGCCGGAACCCCACCATCATGTGGACACGTACAGTTCTGGTTGGGCGCGAGCACTCGATGGGTTTGTGGAATCGTTCTCGAACGAACTTAACCGACGGTTGACGGTTGATTCGCACGACCTTGCCTACCAGCATCAGGCGCCCACTCACTAG